The genomic region GACACGGTGTTGACCTTACGCATCGAGGACGCGGTGCAGGACCGCGGCATGCTCCGGCGGTGTGTCTGGCTGTTGATCATCGTGAACACGGCGTTCTGCGCCCACGGTTGGCTCCGTTTGGAGCCGGCGACCATCGCCCTGCTTGGCGCCAGTCTGTTCATGTTGTTCGGGCACAGACGCGGATCGAGCGGGACGGCGGAAGAGTTATCCTATCTGACGGAAGTGGAATGGAAGACCATTTTTTTCTTCATCGGATTGTTCATTTTGATCGGCGCGCTGGTGAAGGTGGGCGTCATCCGGCGGGCCGCTGAGCTATTGGTTGCCTATACGAGCGACAATCCAGCCGGGACAACGATAGCGATCTTGTGGGGATCGGCGCTGCTTTCGGCCGTGGTCGACAATATTCCGTACGTCGCGGCGATGAATCCGTTGATCGTGGACCTGGCGCGGTCACGCCACCCGTCCCTGATCGATCAGCCCGCGCTGCTTCACCAGCCGGACATCCTGCCTCTGTGGTGGGCGCTGGCGCTCGGCGCTTGTTTGGGAGGCAATGCCACGATTATCGGCGCGAGCGCCAACGTCATCATCGTCGATCTCGCGCGGAAAGCCGGTTACGGTATTTCCTTCTGGCAATTCGCGAGGATCGGCGTTCCGGTCACCATCGGATCGATGCTCCTGAGTTCGCTCTACCTGTGGTGGCTGTTCCTGTAACGGGTCGCGTGTCCCAGCCTATCGAATGACTGCCGGACCCATTACATCATCCCGTCAGGCCGACGGGGCGATGCTCCCGCGGCCGTACAGCATCAGCCGCTCATAGGAAGTCGTGCAGTCGGGACAGTACGTGTGCGACAGAAGAATATCTTCCGCATGAACGAGGTGGCGCTTGG from Nitrospira japonica harbors:
- a CDS encoding ArsB/NhaD family transporter; translated protein: MSDVSLSLLIFGLTYLLIITERIHKTIIALFGAALMIALGIVTQEEAFYSHEFGVDYNVIFLLIGMMVIVNIVRETGLFEVLAIWTAQRSDAQPFRMLLLLAVITALLSATLDNVTTVLLMAPVTLSITKRLDLNPVTFLLVEAMASNIGGTATLVGDPPNMMIASKAGFGYLDFLVRLGPIAVVILTVFLGSLWWLAGRSMRVDSSLRDTVLTLRIEDAVQDRGMLRRCVWLLIIVNTAFCAHGWLRLEPATIALLGASLFMLFGHRRGSSGTAEELSYLTEVEWKTIFFFIGLFILIGALVKVGVIRRAAELLVAYTSDNPAGTTIAILWGSALLSAVVDNIPYVAAMNPLIVDLARSRHPSLIDQPALLHQPDILPLWWALALGACLGGNATIIGASANVIIVDLARKAGYGISFWQFARIGVPVTIGSMLLSSLYLWWLFL